The DNA region CTACGCAGACGGTTTTGGATCCACGGAAGGGGACGGGCCAATACCCGGAACGATAAACGGTTCAGAAATAAATTTTGTGCTTACTAATTTTCAAGGCTATAACAGAGCAAATGCGATCAACGTAAAGCAATGGACCAAAAAAAAGGCAGATACATTGTGGCAGAGGAACAGTGAGTATTCCGTAGGCAGCGCCGTTGCTTATACATTTGACAGACGTTCAGCAATAATATACCTTGTTTTAGATGCCAGTACATCCCTTGCATCCAACACCTCAGACTATATACCCGATATTAGGAATGCTGCCATCCGCTTTATTGAGGATATATATTCGCAGTATCACGAAGGCGAAATTAGTGATATATATTCACCCAAAACCCCCACATCCATAACAGAGCCCTGGATATTGCAGGCTGACGGGCGATATAAATCACCTGCTATTTTGGACGATGAGAAGACAATAATGAGGATAGATTTTTCCACCATTGGGGCAACAACCGTGCAAATTCAACTGGATGTTTCATCAGAATTGGATGGCGATTATGCATTGGTTAGCGGTTTGTACCTTATTGCTTCTGGTCCTCGTGAGTCCAATTATTCGTGGAGTTCTCTTTCTGCGCTATCAATTACCGAATATCAGTACCGAATATCCGGAAATGCTTCGCAAACGATAGCTATACCGGTGACATCGGCAGGCCATTATTTTATTGATATAGGTTATGAGAAAAATAGTTCGGGGACCGCAGGCGAAGATCGCGCATGGTTCAAGATTGAGAACTAGAAAGCGCTAAGCCAGGATGGTGTGGGCGGGTTTCCGGGCTTAGGCCCGGGAAACGGCTCCCCCGCCCCTTAGGCGGGGGGGAGGGACGAGGTCTTAAATTATGACAAATTCCTTATAATGCTCCTGGCTACATATTCCTTTATTTCATTATGCCGGGGAACAGCAGATTGTTTTCCGGTTTTTGGCTGCCGGTAAACGTCATGGCCTCCGCCATGACGCACAAATTGAGCCCCGTTCTTGCTTATGGCGCTGATTAAATCTACCCGTTTCATGCAATAAATAATTTTGCTTTATGGTATTTAGAAAGTTCCAGGCAATCATATAGATCTTTGAGCATATCTTCTAATTCCTCAAGGGTCTGACCCTGGGTTGGGTGATCGGGGAAATCATCAAAATACCCAATATACCACCCATCCTCTTGCCAATAGGTGTATTGTTTTTCCATTGCAGCCCTCCTGCTCGATTATAGCTAAGTATACCCTCTGATACATCAATAGTCAAAGGCGTCGTGGCCCCTTGCATTTTCGATAAAAGGCCCCTCATAGCCCTGATCGTTGACAAGCTCATTTGGCGGAGTTGAAAAAAAGGCCTTATCCGGGATATACTGAACAAAATCTTTTGTATGGATGGAGCCCTATGAACCAGGCCCTAGAGAACCTTAAAACCCGCGGACTTTTCCAGCAGTGCACCGACCCGGATGCCCTTTCCCGTCTGATGGACGCCGGTCCGGTAACTTTTTACGTGGGCTGCGATCCCACGGGCCCCAGTCTGCACATCGGCCATATGGTGCCGTTTTTTGCGTTCCGCCACCTTATGGCAGCGGGGCACAAGGGTATAGCCCTCATCGGCGGGGGGACTGCCCGGATCGGGGACCCCTCGGGGAAGACCGAGATGCGGAAGATGCTGAGCTACGAGCAGCTCGACGCCAACGCCGCCTGCATCGCCGCCCAACTGGACAAGTTCCTGGGCTTCGACGGGGACAGAGCTCGGACGGCGAACAACAAGGACTGGCTGGCGGACCTGAACTACATCGACTTTCTCCGGGAAATCGGCAGCCACTTTTCGGTGAACCGTATGCTCAGTTTTGAAGCCTACAAAATGCGCATGGAGACCGGGCTTTCCTTCATCGAATTCAACTACCAGCTCCTCCAAAGTTACGACTTCCTGGAACTGTACCGCCGCCACGGCAACCGCCTCCAGATAGGCGGCGACGACCAATGGGGCAACATCGTGGCAGGCGCGGACCTAATCCGCCGTATCGAAGGCGCCGAAGTCTTCGGCATGACCTTCCCCCTGGTAACCACCGCGGACGGTAAAAAGATGGGCAAAACCGAAAAAGGCGCCATCTTCCTGGATCCGGCCATCACCAGTCCTTACGAATTTTTCCAATACTGGCGCAATGTCCAGGACGCCGACCTCCGCCGCTTCCTCCTGATGTTCACCTTCCTCCCGGTAGGAGAGATTGACACCATCACCGCCCCGGGCAAGAACCCCAACGAAGGCAAAGAGCGCCTGGCTTGGGAAGTAACCGCCCTGATCCATGGCAATGATGAAGCCGACAAAGCCCTCTCCGGCGCTAAGGCCGCCTTTGGGGGGGAGGGCGGGGACAAATCCGCCATGCCCAGCGCAGCTCTGTCCCTGGCAAAGTTCCAGGCCGGTTACAACGTGGTGGACCTTTTCACCGATGCAGGCTTGACCCCCACCAAAAGCGAAGCCCGCCGCCTGGTCCAGCAAGGCGGCGCCTTCGTGTCCGCCAGCGGCGACACGGCTTCGCTGGCCGCCATCACTGACGTAGCCGCCCTGATTGGGGCTGACGCCCTGGACGGCGACGGGGAACTGGTGCTCCGAGCGGGGAAAAAGCGGTTTTGCCGGGTAACCACCCGGTAGGGGGCCAAGCCCTGTCGCTCCTCTGAAGCCTAAGTCTCTGTTGGCGCCGTTTATACTTTGCTGGTGACGTTCTGAGTCCCGCCGGTGACGCTTGAGGCCCGGCCTTATCCCTCATCCTTCTTGCCCCGTTTTTGTCTCAGCAGGGCCACCACCGCCCCCAGGTGGGGGTCGCCGGTCAGTGTCAGGAGGAGGAGGCCTACTGCCCCGAACAGGGCGGCGTTGATGGCCAGGGGGGCGCCGTAGGCGAGAATGCGGCCATGGCCGGTGAAACTGGGGAGCTGGGGGGACAGAGCTAAAACAGGTAGGGCGGCGATGCAGGAAAAGAGGATCAGTTTGGCGGCGTAGAGCAGGGCGGAGCGGAGGGTTTTGCCCAGGGTAATGTAGGGGTTGCGGCGAAGGAAGACCAGGAGGAGTACCGTGTTGACTGCGCTGGCCAGGGACAGAGCTAAAGCAATGCCAGCGCCCCGGAATGGGCCGACCAGGAGCGTTGCCAGGGCTATGTTCACCCCAAAGGAGATGATCCCCGCCAGGGTGGGTGATTTAGAATCGCTCTGGGCGTAGAAAGCCGGAGCCAGGATGCGGTTCAGGGCTATAAAGAAGAGTCCCGGCATGTGGAAGCTGAAGGCGGACATGGTGAGGGCCACGGATTGTTCATTGAAACTGCGGCTCTGGAAGAGGAGCCGTATCAGGGTTTCGCCCTGGGCCAGGGAAAAAAAGGTGATGGGGATGGTGATCAGGGCGATGATGTTCATGGCCGAGATCAGCCGGTCATTGTAGAGTGCCCATTGGGCGGATTTGGCGTATTCCGCCAGGTCCGGCAGGAGCACCGTGCCCAGGGA from Treponema primitia ZAS-2 includes:
- a CDS encoding type II toxin-antitoxin system HicA family toxin, translating into MKRVDLISAISKNGAQFVRHGGGHDVYRQPKTGKQSAVPRHNEIKEYVARSIIRNLS
- a CDS encoding type II toxin-antitoxin system HicB family antitoxin; the protein is MEKQYTYWQEDGWYIGYFDDFPDHPTQGQTLEELEDMLKDLYDCLELSKYHKAKLFIA
- the tyrS gene encoding tyrosine--tRNA ligase, translated to MNQALENLKTRGLFQQCTDPDALSRLMDAGPVTFYVGCDPTGPSLHIGHMVPFFAFRHLMAAGHKGIALIGGGTARIGDPSGKTEMRKMLSYEQLDANAACIAAQLDKFLGFDGDRARTANNKDWLADLNYIDFLREIGSHFSVNRMLSFEAYKMRMETGLSFIEFNYQLLQSYDFLELYRRHGNRLQIGGDDQWGNIVAGADLIRRIEGAEVFGMTFPLVTTADGKKMGKTEKGAIFLDPAITSPYEFFQYWRNVQDADLRRFLLMFTFLPVGEIDTITAPGKNPNEGKERLAWEVTALIHGNDEADKALSGAKAAFGGEGGDKSAMPSAALSLAKFQAGYNVVDLFTDAGLTPTKSEARRLVQQGGAFVSASGDTASLAAITDVAALIGADALDGDGELVLRAGKKRFCRVTTR